In Horticoccus luteus, the following proteins share a genomic window:
- a CDS encoding acyl-CoA carboxylase subunit beta, translating to MKLAAETSPSLLERCHELAATEAALREGGGPDGLARQHKLGRLFARERLAALLDDPDDFLELGLWAAHGLYPAWGQFAAAGVITGIGRVSGHPCMLIANDATVKAGAFVPMTCKKVLRAQRIAFENNLPLIYLVDSAGVFLPMQDEIFPDEDDFGRIFRNNAVLSAAAIPQYAAIMGNCVAGGAYLPVLCDKILMTEGSGLYLAGPTLVKAAIGQETDSETLGGATMHAEISGTVDFKEKDDPACLARLKELLALLPAEPATPASAATEPEFHASRLYELVSLDGRKEYDARDLLRCLVDAGTLNEYKTDYGQSIVCAYARLGGHPVGLVANQRTRVQSPATGLQMPGVIYADSADKAARFIMDCNQTRLPLIFFQDVSGFMVGKDAEHSGIIRSGAKMVNALSNSTVPKITVIVGGSYGAGHYAMCGKAFDPRFIFAWPNARYAVMGGTQAADTVFHILSRGAKDRPAEELAALRERVKNDYVEQTDIRYGAARGWVDAIIPPHDTRQILLTALALSARPSPRAHFHTGVLQV from the coding sequence ATGAAGCTCGCTGCGGAAACGTCCCCTTCCCTCCTCGAACGCTGCCACGAACTCGCCGCTACCGAAGCCGCCCTGCGCGAAGGCGGCGGCCCCGACGGCCTCGCCCGCCAGCACAAACTCGGCCGGCTCTTCGCCCGCGAACGCCTCGCCGCCCTGCTCGACGATCCCGACGATTTTCTCGAACTCGGCCTCTGGGCCGCCCACGGCCTGTATCCCGCGTGGGGCCAGTTCGCCGCCGCCGGCGTCATCACCGGCATCGGCCGCGTCAGCGGCCACCCCTGCATGCTCATCGCCAACGACGCCACCGTGAAAGCCGGCGCCTTCGTTCCCATGACCTGCAAAAAAGTTCTCCGCGCCCAACGCATCGCCTTCGAAAATAATCTCCCCCTTATTTATCTGGTCGATTCCGCCGGCGTCTTTCTGCCGATGCAGGATGAAATCTTTCCCGACGAGGACGACTTCGGCCGCATCTTCCGCAACAACGCCGTCCTCTCCGCCGCCGCCATTCCCCAATACGCCGCCATCATGGGCAACTGCGTCGCCGGCGGCGCCTACCTGCCCGTCCTCTGCGACAAGATACTCATGACCGAAGGCAGCGGCCTCTACCTCGCCGGCCCCACCCTCGTCAAAGCCGCCATCGGCCAGGAGACCGACAGCGAAACCCTCGGCGGCGCCACCATGCACGCGGAGATTTCCGGCACCGTGGATTTTAAGGAGAAAGACGACCCCGCCTGTCTCGCGCGCCTCAAAGAACTCCTCGCGCTTCTTCCCGCCGAACCCGCGACGCCCGCCTCCGCCGCGACCGAACCCGAATTTCACGCCAGCCGCCTTTACGAACTCGTCAGCCTCGACGGCCGCAAAGAATACGACGCCCGCGATCTCCTCCGCTGCCTCGTCGATGCCGGCACGCTCAACGAATATAAAACCGACTACGGCCAGTCCATCGTCTGCGCCTACGCCCGCCTGGGCGGCCACCCCGTCGGCCTCGTCGCGAATCAACGCACCCGCGTTCAATCCCCCGCCACCGGCCTCCAGATGCCCGGCGTCATTTACGCCGACAGCGCCGACAAGGCCGCCCGCTTTATCATGGACTGCAATCAGACGCGCCTCCCCCTGATCTTCTTCCAAGACGTTTCCGGCTTCATGGTGGGCAAAGACGCGGAACACAGCGGCATCATTCGCAGCGGAGCGAAAATGGTGAACGCCCTCAGCAATTCCACCGTCCCTAAAATCACCGTCATCGTGGGCGGCAGTTACGGTGCCGGCCACTATGCCATGTGCGGCAAAGCCTTCGACCCGCGCTTCATCTTCGCCTGGCCCAACGCCCGCTACGCCGTCATGGGCGGCACCCAAGCCGCGGATACCGTTTTCCACATCCTCTCCCGCGGTGCCAAAGACCGTCCCGCCGAAGAACTCGCCGCCCTCCGCGAACGCGTCAAAAACGACTACGTCGAGCAAACCGACATCCGCTACGGCGCCGCCCGCGGCTGGGTCGATGCCATCATCCCACCGCACGACACCCGCCAAATCCTCCTCACCGCCCTCGCCCTCAGCGCCCGCCCCAGCCCGCGCGCCCACTTCCACACCGGCGTCCTGCAAGTGTGA
- a CDS encoding acyl-CoA dehydrogenase family protein, translating into MLAPHSLYLDYLKPEELEFLARTRVFCRDEIAPHANAWEENEALPRALFTQAGRAGLMGIMAPKSVGGQALGRLCYSLVIAEVAKHCGAFAMNLAAHNALCVAHPLGHASEELKKKIFPSVLNGDWMVAWALTEPNAGSDTGGVETTAVEGTDGAWIINGHKLYITMGNHSDRMIVMAVTGADAKGRKEFSAFWVHTKDTTPIRKVPTSGVRASNTSEFTLKNVRGEMIGERGSGQRAALACLDVGRLGIAGMSIGLGRAAVEIATQRMLTRKQFGKRLAEFQALQFKLADCEVELRAAEALLLQAAVMSDRGQRHTLEGSIAKLYASEAASRAADRALQICGGWGYTRDTTVERCWRDARLCEIGEGSSEVQRLIISRTLIKAAEEAMGGAGEK; encoded by the coding sequence ATGCTCGCGCCGCACTCGTTGTATCTGGATTATCTAAAGCCGGAGGAGTTGGAATTTTTGGCACGCACACGGGTGTTTTGCCGGGACGAGATCGCGCCGCACGCGAACGCGTGGGAGGAGAACGAAGCGTTGCCGCGGGCGTTGTTCACGCAGGCGGGGCGGGCGGGATTGATGGGCATCATGGCGCCGAAGAGCGTCGGCGGACAGGCGTTGGGGCGGCTGTGCTACTCGCTCGTGATTGCGGAAGTGGCGAAGCATTGCGGGGCGTTTGCGATGAACCTGGCGGCGCACAACGCGCTGTGCGTGGCGCATCCGCTGGGGCACGCGAGCGAGGAGCTGAAGAAAAAGATTTTCCCGAGTGTGCTGAATGGCGATTGGATGGTGGCGTGGGCGCTGACGGAGCCGAATGCGGGATCGGATACCGGTGGGGTGGAGACGACGGCGGTGGAGGGAACGGACGGCGCGTGGATCATCAACGGGCACAAACTTTACATTACGATGGGCAACCACTCGGACCGCATGATCGTGATGGCGGTGACCGGGGCGGACGCGAAAGGGCGGAAGGAGTTTTCGGCGTTTTGGGTGCACACGAAAGACACGACACCGATTCGCAAGGTGCCGACCTCGGGCGTGCGGGCGAGCAACACGAGCGAGTTCACTTTGAAGAACGTGCGCGGCGAAATGATTGGCGAGCGCGGGAGCGGGCAGCGCGCGGCGCTGGCGTGTCTCGACGTGGGGCGGCTCGGCATCGCAGGAATGTCGATCGGCCTCGGGCGGGCGGCGGTGGAGATCGCGACGCAACGGATGCTCACGCGAAAGCAATTCGGGAAGCGGCTGGCGGAGTTTCAGGCGCTGCAGTTCAAGCTGGCGGATTGCGAGGTGGAGCTGCGCGCGGCGGAAGCGTTGCTCCTGCAGGCGGCGGTGATGTCGGACCGCGGACAGCGACACACGTTGGAAGGATCGATCGCGAAGCTCTACGCGTCGGAAGCGGCGTCGCGCGCGGCGGATCGGGCGTTGCAGATTTGCGGCGGCTGGGGCTACACGCGCGACACGACGGTGGAGCGGTGCTGGCGCGATGCGCGGCTGTGCGAGATCGGCGAGGGTTCGAGCGAAGTGCAGCGACTCATCATCAGCCGCACGTTGATCAAGGCGGCGGAAGAGGCGATGGGCGGGGCCGGAGAAAAATAG
- a CDS encoding NAD(P)H-quinone oxidoreductase, with amino-acid sequence MKAVVISKPGPPEVLMVADRPDPAVGEREVLIRVKAAGVNRADVGQRQGRYPAPAGVAADIPGLEVAGIVEACGRGVARWRPGDAVCALLPGAGYAERAAVDERHCLPVPSVDFAEAAALPEVLFTVWSNVFQRGRLRAGETFLVHGGTSGIGLAALQLAKLFGARAWATAGSDEKCRACERAGADRAINYRTTDFVGAFGHESVDVILDMVGGDYVAKNIALLRPEGRLVFINTMQGAKAEVDFRAVMARRLTLTGSTLRTREPEFKAAVAAELERQVWPLVVAGKFKAQVWKTFPFGEAAAAHRLMESSEHRGKIVLIPERAD; translated from the coding sequence ATGAAGGCCGTTGTCATTTCCAAGCCGGGTCCGCCTGAGGTTTTGATGGTCGCGGATCGTCCGGATCCCGCCGTCGGCGAACGCGAGGTGCTGATTCGCGTCAAAGCGGCGGGCGTTAATCGCGCCGACGTGGGCCAGCGGCAGGGGCGTTATCCCGCGCCCGCGGGCGTGGCGGCGGACATTCCCGGCCTCGAGGTGGCGGGCATCGTCGAGGCATGCGGCCGCGGGGTGGCGCGCTGGCGCCCGGGCGATGCGGTTTGCGCGCTGCTGCCGGGCGCGGGCTACGCCGAACGTGCGGCGGTGGATGAGCGCCATTGCCTGCCGGTGCCGTCGGTCGACTTTGCGGAGGCCGCCGCGTTGCCGGAGGTGTTGTTTACCGTCTGGTCCAATGTATTTCAACGCGGGCGTTTGCGGGCGGGGGAGACATTTCTCGTGCACGGAGGCACGAGCGGCATCGGGCTGGCGGCGTTGCAGCTGGCGAAGCTGTTTGGGGCGCGGGCTTGGGCGACGGCGGGGAGCGATGAGAAGTGTCGCGCGTGCGAACGCGCCGGCGCCGACCGGGCGATCAATTACCGCACGACCGATTTCGTGGGCGCGTTTGGGCACGAAAGTGTAGACGTGATTCTGGACATGGTGGGGGGCGACTACGTGGCGAAAAACATCGCGCTGCTGCGGCCGGAAGGCCGGCTCGTGTTTATCAACACGATGCAGGGCGCCAAGGCCGAGGTGGATTTTCGGGCGGTCATGGCACGGCGACTGACGCTCACCGGGAGCACGCTGCGCACGCGCGAGCCGGAGTTCAAAGCGGCGGTGGCCGCGGAACTGGAGCGGCAGGTGTGGCCGTTGGTGGTCGCGGGGAAATTCAAGGCGCAGGTGTGGAAAACGTTTCCGTTCGGCGAGGCCGCGGCGGCGCATCGGTTGATGGAAAGCAGCGAGCACCGCGGGAAAATCGTGTTGATTCCCGAGCGCGCGGACTAG